The following coding sequences are from one Streptococcus mitis window:
- a CDS encoding type IV secretory system conjugative DNA transfer family protein, with the protein MISVINAVLDAELLKRGIHFPLPIDVKKPHLAIFGSSGSGKTYASQLLLAKAVLSSAKLVVADFKGDLEFSFLENQEHFYRFERVGLFFDFVSDTLLKNRQSGQDESRSLIICFIDEMSAYFTMLEKKERDTRIRQLSRILMLGRSFNIHVWISQQRPDAEYFGKSRENIHNILLLGSFSKEVLNMLISDEKDVVNRKHSRGRGYLISSGEATKEIVVPIYNVAKVQSKILEGMYKSSEAVDSE; encoded by the coding sequence GTGATTTCAGTAATTAATGCTGTACTAGATGCTGAGTTATTGAAGAGAGGAATTCACTTTCCTCTCCCAATAGATGTAAAAAAACCACATTTAGCAATTTTTGGTTCGAGTGGAAGCGGTAAGACATATGCAAGTCAGTTACTACTTGCAAAAGCAGTTTTGAGCTCTGCAAAATTAGTTGTCGCAGACTTCAAAGGAGATTTAGAGTTTTCATTTCTTGAGAATCAGGAGCATTTTTATAGATTTGAAAGAGTAGGATTGTTCTTTGATTTTGTATCTGATACTTTGCTGAAAAACAGGCAATCTGGACAAGATGAAAGTAGAAGTCTAATCATATGTTTTATTGATGAGATGAGTGCGTATTTTACGATGCTAGAAAAGAAGGAACGTGATACTAGGATTAGACAACTTTCAAGGATTTTGATGCTTGGTAGATCTTTTAATATTCATGTTTGGATTAGTCAGCAAAGACCAGATGCGGAATATTTTGGTAAGTCGAGAGAAAATATACATAATATTCTACTTCTTGGGTCATTCAGTAAAGAAGTATTAAATATGTTAATAAGCGATGAGAAAGATGTAGTAAATCGTAAACATTCTAGAGGTAGGGGATATCTCATTAGTTCTGGAGAAGCAACTAAAGAAATAGTTGTTCCGATTTATAATGTAGCTAAAGTTCAGAGCAAGATTTTAGAGGGTATGTATAAGAGTAGTGAGGCAGTTGACTCTGAGTAG